Proteins encoded in a region of the Bacillus methanolicus genome:
- a CDS encoding sporulation protein yields MSIFKKVFASIGIGAAAVDTKLEKDTLTAGEEVRGAVEIRGGSIEQKIDEIYLSLYTTFIKEVDDKKFTDTALIDRFRLTESFTIHPNETKIMPFSFRLPDDTPITAGKTKIWISTGLDIKNAVDPTDKDFIKVLPNPVMNAVFQAVSNLGFRLREAECEEAPFRMRRRLPIIQEFEFVPVSGPFRGRLDELELVFFPASGGAMDLIMQVDRRARGLGGFLAEALEMDETNVRVTVSPSDIPNMQQKISSVIQRFS; encoded by the coding sequence GTGTCAATTTTTAAAAAGGTTTTTGCCAGTATCGGGATTGGAGCTGCAGCAGTAGATACAAAGCTTGAAAAAGACACGCTGACAGCAGGAGAAGAAGTGCGGGGAGCAGTTGAAATTCGAGGCGGAAGCATCGAGCAGAAAATCGATGAAATATACCTAAGTCTTTATACAACTTTTATAAAAGAAGTGGATGACAAAAAATTTACGGATACAGCTCTTATTGATCGTTTTCGTCTTACAGAATCATTTACAATCCATCCAAATGAAACAAAAATAATGCCTTTTTCTTTCAGGCTTCCGGACGATACTCCAATTACAGCAGGAAAAACTAAAATATGGATTTCAACAGGACTTGATATTAAGAATGCGGTTGACCCAACAGATAAGGATTTTATTAAAGTGCTGCCTAACCCGGTTATGAATGCTGTTTTTCAGGCAGTTTCAAACCTTGGTTTCAGGCTGCGAGAAGCAGAATGTGAAGAAGCGCCTTTCCGAATGCGCCGGCGTTTGCCGATTATTCAGGAATTTGAATTTGTCCCTGTTTCCGGGCCGTTCAGGGGCCGTCTGGACGAGCTGGAGCTTGTCTTTTTCCCTGCATCAGGCGGTGCAATGGATTTAATCATGCAAGTTGACCGGCGTGCGAGAGGGCTTGGAGGATTTCTTGCAGAAGCACTGGAAATGGATGAAACAAATGTAAGGGTAACAGTATCACCATCCGATATACCAAACATGCAGCAAAAAATTTCTTCTGTTATTCAAAGATTTTCGTAA
- a CDS encoding YozD family protein, whose protein sequence is MREIEVFIDTEEIAEFFFQELLKRGFVPSKVELEELADITFEYLVEKCIIDEEIEDF, encoded by the coding sequence GTGAGAGAAATCGAAGTATTTATCGATACGGAGGAAATTGCAGAATTTTTCTTTCAGGAGCTTTTGAAAAGGGGATTCGTTCCCTCTAAAGTGGAACTGGAGGAACTTGCAGATATTACCTTCGAATATTTAGTGGAGAAGTGCATTATCGATGAAGAGATTGAAGACTTTTGA